Proteins from a single region of Pseudomonas phenolilytica:
- a CDS encoding DUF58 domain-containing protein, with translation MHPAAQPSAPPAETGVRTSLKALIDLRHRVREVPLFSTPHRRSPLVGLHHSKLRGRGVDFDQVRVYQAGDDVRTIDWRVTARTQEPHTKLFHEERERPIYLLVEQSRRLFFGSARVFKSVLAAEAASLIGWAALLHNDRVGGLVFGNAEHHEIKPRRNKQSLLQLLDRLARANGRLDSDTPIETDAFGLALRRAREVLRPGSLAVILCDERTLTDTAEQQLSLLARHVDLLLLPIFDPLDHALPAAGLLRFAERGARLELDTHDATLRQTYRQLGEARSARWQRLADRLRVPLMPLDTQRDPVEQLREHLSVQHAGAHA, from the coding sequence ATGCACCCGGCCGCGCAGCCCTCCGCGCCGCCGGCCGAAACCGGCGTGCGCACCAGCCTGAAAGCACTTATCGACCTGCGCCATCGCGTGCGCGAGGTGCCGCTGTTTTCCACGCCGCACCGGCGCAGCCCGCTGGTCGGCCTGCATCACTCCAAGCTGCGCGGGCGCGGCGTGGACTTCGATCAGGTGCGCGTCTACCAGGCCGGCGACGACGTGCGCACCATCGACTGGCGCGTCACCGCGCGCACTCAGGAGCCCCATACCAAGCTGTTTCACGAGGAGCGCGAGCGGCCCATCTACTTGCTGGTCGAGCAGAGCCGCCGGCTGTTCTTCGGCAGCGCGCGGGTGTTCAAGTCGGTGCTTGCCGCCGAGGCCGCCAGCCTGATCGGCTGGGCCGCGCTGCTGCACAACGACCGGGTTGGCGGGCTGGTGTTCGGTAATGCCGAGCATCACGAGATCAAACCGCGACGCAACAAGCAGAGCCTGCTGCAACTGCTCGACCGCCTGGCTCGCGCCAACGGCCGGCTCGACAGCGATACGCCCATCGAAACGGATGCCTTCGGTCTGGCCCTGCGCCGCGCGCGGGAGGTGCTGCGTCCGGGCAGTCTGGCGGTGATTCTGTGCGACGAACGCACCCTGACCGACACCGCTGAGCAGCAGCTCAGCCTGCTGGCGCGCCACGTCGATCTGTTGCTGTTGCCGATCTTCGACCCGCTCGACCACGCCCTCCCCGCCGCCGGTTTGCTGCGCTTCGCCGAGCGCGGCGCGCGGCTGGAACTGGACACCCACGACGCCACGCTGCGCCAGACCTACCGCCAGCTGGGCGAGGCCCGCAGCGCTCGCTGGCAGCGCTTGGCCGACCGCCTGCGCGTACCGCTGATGCCGCTCGACACGCAGCGCGACCCGGTCGAACAGCTGCGCGAGCACCTCAGCGTGCAGCATGCCGGAGCCCACGCATGA
- a CDS encoding DUF6685 family protein, translating to MPSLSTHLTRLAQRLGLRAQPGHQTLERASRLNLPFAPLYEPEPSIFWNDGPCLQRLLELPRGALSGPVQEDKARAHAALSRLIQKDSQSLTSMDLRQIDGLGGQSPDGIAYSSIEAFAATEACRRTRIISYKDFLRTLGIALPGHAQGEPIELRQAGWLGERLYWAGEHHVEAFASAVAYARLRGLELLMPAELVVYRLDRAGLRALDEQYHAIAMPAQAWSDAEFMALLLDTQVPYARLTVLRDASNSELLLLEKHHPTASAIGEGLKRAGAPDMVRYLRNLPQITRFKLGQPQDA from the coding sequence ATGCCTTCACTGTCCACTCACCTCACCCGCCTGGCCCAGCGCCTGGGGCTGCGCGCGCAACCCGGCCATCAGACGCTCGAGCGTGCGAGTCGGCTGAACCTGCCTTTCGCACCGCTTTACGAGCCGGAGCCAAGCATTTTCTGGAACGACGGTCCGTGCCTGCAGCGTCTACTGGAGCTGCCGCGCGGTGCGCTTTCGGGTCCGGTACAGGAAGACAAGGCGCGCGCGCATGCTGCGCTGAGCCGGTTGATTCAAAAAGACAGCCAGTCTCTGACCAGCATGGACCTGCGCCAGATCGACGGCCTCGGCGGCCAGAGCCCAGACGGGATCGCCTATTCGAGCATCGAAGCATTCGCCGCCACCGAGGCTTGCCGGCGCACTCGCATCATCAGCTACAAGGACTTCCTGCGTACCCTCGGCATCGCCCTGCCCGGCCATGCACAGGGTGAGCCCATCGAGCTGCGCCAGGCCGGCTGGCTGGGCGAGCGCTTGTACTGGGCGGGTGAGCACCATGTCGAGGCATTCGCCAGTGCGGTGGCCTACGCGCGCCTGCGTGGCCTGGAGCTGCTCATGCCTGCCGAGCTTGTCGTCTATCGCCTCGACCGGGCCGGACTGCGCGCGCTGGACGAGCAGTACCACGCCATCGCGATGCCCGCCCAGGCCTGGAGCGATGCGGAGTTCATGGCGCTGCTGCTCGACACGCAGGTGCCTTATGCGCGCCTGACCGTGCTGCGCGACGCCAGCAACTCGGAATTGCTGCTGTTGGAGAAACACCACCCCACCGCCAGCGCCATCGGCGAAGGGCTGAAACGTGCCGGCGCGCCGGACATGGTGCGCTATCTGCGCAACCTGCCGCAGATCACCCGCTTCAAGCTCGGCCAGCCGCAAGACGCGTAA
- a CDS encoding vWA domain-containing protein, translating to MFELAWPWMLLLLPLPWLLRWLLPAADSGEAALKVSFLAELENLAGRRARVALPAWRQQLPYLTIWLLLLFAAARPQWLGEPLPLPTSGRDLLLAVDVSGSMDYPDMQWQDEQISRLELVKLLLGDFIEDRHGDRVGLILFGSKAYLQSPLTFDRRTVRTWLDDAVVGIAGSNTAIGDAIGLAVKRLRERPTHSRVLVLITDGANNGGEVAPLIAAQLAADEQVKIHTIGIGADAEEGGVLSRFGFNPGLELDEATLQAIAERTGGRYFRARSSAELQAIGDTLDRLEPAAQQPARARIAQPLYAWPLSAALLISLLLVAADLWQAPLQRLAAALERRR from the coding sequence ATGTTTGAGCTGGCCTGGCCGTGGATGTTGCTGCTGTTGCCGCTGCCCTGGCTGCTGCGCTGGCTGCTGCCCGCCGCCGACAGCGGCGAGGCGGCACTCAAGGTGAGCTTTCTCGCCGAGCTGGAAAACCTGGCCGGCCGCCGCGCGCGCGTTGCGCTGCCGGCATGGCGTCAGCAGCTGCCCTACCTGACCATCTGGCTGCTGCTGCTGTTCGCCGCCGCCCGCCCGCAATGGCTCGGAGAGCCGTTGCCGCTGCCCACCAGCGGGCGCGACCTGCTGCTGGCAGTGGACGTTTCCGGCTCGATGGATTACCCCGACATGCAATGGCAGGACGAGCAGATCAGCCGTCTGGAGCTGGTCAAGCTGCTGCTCGGCGATTTCATTGAGGACCGCCACGGCGATCGCGTCGGGCTGATCCTGTTCGGCAGCAAGGCCTACCTGCAATCGCCGCTGACCTTCGACCGGCGCACCGTGCGCACCTGGCTGGACGACGCGGTGGTCGGCATCGCCGGCAGCAACACCGCCATCGGCGACGCCATCGGCCTGGCCGTCAAGCGCCTGCGCGAGCGCCCCACGCACAGCCGGGTGCTGGTGCTGATCACCGATGGCGCCAACAACGGCGGCGAGGTCGCACCATTGATAGCTGCACAGCTGGCTGCCGACGAGCAGGTGAAGATCCACACCATCGGCATCGGAGCCGACGCCGAGGAAGGCGGGGTGCTCAGTCGCTTCGGTTTCAATCCCGGACTGGAGCTGGACGAGGCGACCCTGCAGGCGATCGCCGAGCGCACCGGGGGTCGCTATTTCCGTGCGCGTTCGAGCGCCGAGCTGCAAGCCATCGGCGATACCCTCGATCGCCTCGAACCGGCCGCGCAGCAGCCGGCCCGCGCCCGCATCGCCCAGCCGCTGTATGCCTGGCCGCTCAGCGCAGCGCTGCTGATCAGCCTGCTGCTGGTCGCCGCCGATCTCTGGCAGGCGCCGCTGCAACGCCTCGCCGCAGCGCTGGAGCGACGTCGATGA
- a CDS encoding VWA domain-containing protein — protein sequence MSAFWPHLLRPFWLLIVPLLIWLLWRLWHRQRQIGRWQRLLPETFHAALLTRGRLRNSRLPWVALGLAWLLACLALLGPSWQRLEQPSLKRADPLVVLLETTPAMLAADSPPSRLEQAKRKLLDLIESRPDAQTAVVVYAGSAHTLVPLSDDLATTANLLNVLSPALMPEPGRRADLAVAQGLALLEQGAQGRGRLLLMTSAIDDAAQQHIAELLGGRGERLAILGIGSEQGAPIAGEDGSFLKDENGAILIPRLDNAGLRRFAAELGGRYQQARLDDADLRNLGLLEASGGVLKQDETTRLDAWLDQGYWLLLPLLLLAACAGRRGWLFCLPLLLLQPQPARALEFADLWLRPDQQGQRLLQAQRPGEAAKRFDDPRWQGIALYRAGDYAAAAERFATGDSASDHYNRGNALARSEQLEAALEAYEQALERQPDLAPAQRNKALIEELLRQRQQEPAPEQPQTGEQPGTEATSAPPPSAQTSPTTPDTTQPATPPPNAEPGASEAPANASQASEPPPAEADTEDAATPLEDLPARERQQAMEQWIRQIPDDPGELLRRKFLYEQRKRQELNR from the coding sequence ATGAGCGCGTTCTGGCCGCATCTGCTGCGGCCCTTCTGGCTGCTGATCGTACCGCTGCTGATCTGGCTGCTGTGGCGGCTCTGGCACCGCCAGCGGCAGATCGGCCGCTGGCAGCGCCTGCTTCCCGAGACGTTCCACGCCGCGCTGCTGACCCGCGGCCGCCTGCGCAACAGCCGCCTGCCGTGGGTCGCCCTGGGGCTGGCCTGGCTGCTGGCCTGCCTCGCCCTGCTCGGGCCGAGCTGGCAGCGCCTGGAGCAGCCCAGCCTGAAACGCGCCGATCCCTTGGTGGTGCTGCTCGAAACGACGCCCGCCATGCTCGCCGCCGACAGCCCGCCGTCGCGCCTGGAACAGGCCAAGCGCAAGTTGCTCGACCTGATCGAGAGCCGTCCGGATGCGCAGACCGCCGTGGTCGTCTATGCCGGCAGCGCGCATACGCTGGTGCCGCTGTCCGACGACCTCGCCACCACCGCCAACCTGCTCAACGTGCTGAGCCCCGCACTGATGCCAGAGCCCGGGCGGCGCGCCGATCTTGCCGTGGCGCAAGGCCTGGCGCTGCTCGAACAGGGGGCCCAGGGCCGCGGCCGGCTGCTGCTGATGACCAGTGCGATCGACGATGCAGCACAGCAGCACATCGCCGAACTGCTGGGCGGGCGCGGGGAACGCCTGGCGATCCTCGGCATCGGCAGCGAACAGGGCGCGCCGATCGCCGGCGAGGACGGCAGCTTCCTCAAGGACGAAAACGGCGCCATTCTCATCCCGCGCCTGGACAACGCCGGCCTGCGCCGTTTCGCCGCCGAACTGGGCGGCCGCTACCAGCAGGCACGCCTGGACGACGCCGACCTGCGCAACCTCGGCCTGCTGGAGGCCAGCGGCGGCGTGCTCAAGCAGGACGAAACCACCCGCCTGGACGCCTGGCTCGACCAGGGCTACTGGTTGCTGCTGCCGCTGCTGCTGCTCGCCGCCTGTGCCGGACGCCGCGGCTGGCTGTTCTGCCTGCCGCTCCTGCTGCTGCAACCGCAGCCGGCCCGCGCGCTGGAGTTCGCCGACCTCTGGCTGCGCCCGGATCAGCAGGGCCAGCGCCTGCTGCAGGCGCAGCGACCGGGCGAGGCCGCCAAACGCTTCGACGACCCGCGCTGGCAGGGCATCGCGCTCTACCGTGCCGGCGACTACGCGGCAGCCGCCGAACGCTTCGCCACCGGCGACAGCGCCAGCGACCACTACAACCGCGGCAACGCGCTGGCACGCAGCGAGCAACTGGAGGCCGCCCTCGAAGCCTACGAGCAGGCGCTGGAGCGGCAACCAGACCTGGCGCCGGCGCAGCGCAACAAGGCGCTGATCGAGGAACTGTTGCGCCAGCGCCAGCAGGAGCCCGCGCCCGAGCAGCCGCAAACCGGCGAGCAACCCGGTACCGAGGCCACATCAGCGCCGCCGCCCAGCGCGCAGACCAGTCCCACCACGCCGGACACCACGCAACCGGCAACGCCGCCGCCCAACGCCGAACCGGGCGCCAGCGAAGCGCCCGCCAACGCGTCGCAGGCCAGCGAACCGCCGCCAGCCGAGGCGGATACCGAAGATGCCGCAACGCCGCTCGAAGACCTGCCGGCCCGTGAGCGCCAGCAGGCGATGGAGCAGTGGATTCGGCAGATTCCGGATGATCCGGGCGAGCTGCTGCGCCGCAAATTCCTTTACGAACAACGCAAGCGCCAGGAACTGAATCGATGA
- a CDS encoding AAA family ATPase, producing MDHRESIIALRQFLSTQILGQDRLIERLLIALLADGHMLVEGAPGLAKTRAIKELAEGLEAEFHRIQFTPDLLPADITGTEIYRPETGSFVFQQGPIFHNLVLADEINRAPAKVQSALLEAMAERQVSIGRSTYDLPPLFLVMATQNPIEQEGTYPLPEAQLDRFLLHVKIGFPDASVERRILQQARGEAINGETAPEHRVSQQAIFAARKEILGLYMADAVEEYLVQLIMATRTPAKYDAELAEWIAYGASPRGSISLDRCARAHAWLAGRDFVSPEDIQAMLFDVLRHRLILSFEAEAAGIDQDRVLQRILDVVAVA from the coding sequence ATGGATCATCGTGAGTCGATAATCGCGCTGCGACAGTTCCTTTCCACCCAGATCCTCGGGCAGGACCGCCTGATCGAGCGCCTGCTGATCGCCCTGCTCGCCGATGGCCACATGCTGGTCGAGGGCGCCCCCGGCCTGGCCAAGACCCGCGCGATCAAGGAGCTGGCCGAAGGCCTGGAAGCCGAGTTCCACCGTATCCAGTTCACCCCCGACCTGCTCCCGGCGGACATCACCGGCACCGAGATCTACCGCCCGGAAACCGGCAGTTTCGTCTTTCAGCAGGGGCCGATCTTCCACAACCTGGTGCTGGCCGACGAAATCAACCGCGCGCCGGCCAAGGTGCAGTCGGCGCTGCTCGAGGCAATGGCCGAGCGCCAGGTCAGCATCGGCCGCAGCACCTACGACCTGCCGCCGCTGTTTCTGGTCATGGCCACGCAGAATCCCATCGAGCAGGAAGGCACCTACCCGCTGCCCGAGGCGCAGCTCGACCGCTTCCTGCTGCACGTCAAGATCGGCTTTCCCGACGCCTCGGTGGAGCGTCGCATCCTGCAGCAGGCGCGCGGCGAGGCCATCAATGGCGAAACCGCGCCGGAGCATCGCGTCAGCCAGCAGGCGATCTTCGCCGCGCGCAAGGAAATCCTCGGGCTGTACATGGCCGACGCGGTGGAGGAGTACCTGGTGCAGCTGATCATGGCCACGCGCACCCCGGCCAAGTACGACGCCGAGCTGGCCGAATGGATCGCCTATGGCGCCAGCCCGCGCGGCTCGATCTCACTCGACCGGTGTGCGCGGGCGCATGCCTGGCTGGCCGGGCGCGACTTCGTCAGCCCGGAAGACATCCAGGCCATGCTCTTCGATGTGTTGCGTCACCGCCTGATCCTCTCGTTCGAGGCCGAAGCCGCCGGCATCGACCAGGACCGCGTGCTGCAACGCATCCTCGACGTGGTCGCGGTCGCCTGA
- a CDS encoding NAD-glutamate dehydrogenase — protein MAFFTAASKADFQQQLQSALAQHVDGQLLAQLALFAEQFFGIVALAELTERRMSDLVGSTLASWRLLERFEPEHPQVRVFNPDYEKHGWQSTHSVVEVLHPDMPFLVDSVRMELTRRGYSIHTLQNSVLQVRRAADGSLLELLPADVVADDSSVESLIFIEIDRCASPTDLRELEQALLGVLADVRLAVGDFHAMKSKVAEVRTLVQAGDLAQRIDGDELAEIEDFLDWLADDHFTFLGYEEFTLSDSPEGGCIVYDEGSLLGLSRKLRVDLSAEERSLLPSSLAYLREPLLLSFAKSSTPCRVHRPAYPDFVSIREFDAHGQVVRECRFMGLFTSSVYTQSVRRIPYIRRKVDAVVRRSDFGGSTHLAKELVQVLEMLPRDELFQASERELYENAVAIVQIQERARLRLFLRFDPYRRFCYCLVYVPRDSYSTESRMRMQQVLLDRLQASDCEFSTYFSESVLIRVQFILRLDPSRLPEVDPQRLEQEVLQACRSWQDEYAGLVVERFGEAQGINLLGDYPKGFPAGYRERFSAQSAVVDMQHVLSLSDERPLVMSFYQPITAEENRLHCKLYHIDTPLPLSDVLPIMENLGLRVLGEFPFRLQHKSGRECWIHDFAFTYAAGLEIDLLEINEPLQDAFVNINNGAAENDAFNRLVLTAGLTWREVALLRAYARYLKQIRMGFDLGYIASTLLNHTDIARELVRLFKTRFYLARKLGEDDLADKQQRLEQAILTALDEVAVLNEDRILRRYLALIKATLRTNFYQPDANGRAKEYFSFKFDPRAIPEMPRPIPMFEIFVYSPRVEGVHLRAGKVARGGLRWSDREEDYRTEVLGLVKAQQVKNAVIVPGGAKGGFIPRRLPAGGSRDEIQAEAIACYRIFISGLLDLTDNLKDGQVVAPAGVLRYDADDPYLVVAADKGTASFSDIANGIAADYDFWLGDAFASGGSAGYDHKKMGITARGAWVSVQRHFRERGIDVQRDAISVIGVGDMAGDVFGNGLLMSPAVQLVAAFNHLHIFVDPDPDPAGSFAERRRLFELPRSAWTDYDSALISPGGGVFSRSAKRIVITAQMRERFAIDAEELTPNELINALLKAPVDLLWNGGIGTYVKSSTETHADVGDKANDAVRVDGNELRAKVVGEGGNLGMTQLGRVEFALHGGSSNTDFIDNAGGVDCSDHEVNIKILLNELLAAGDMTGKQRDHLLHEMTDAVAELVLYDNYKQTQALSQAQYRSRERAGEYVQLIAALESEGLLDRKLEFLPSDDALAERAALGKGLTRPELSVLISYSKIELKEALLKSRVPDDDYLAREMESAFPQLLGERYRDVMLRHRLRREIVSTQIANDLVNHMGITFVQRLSEATGMSAANVAGAYVIVRDIFHLPHWFRQIEALDYKVPAELQLRLMDELVRLGRRATRWFLRNRRSELDAARDVAHFGPRVAALGLKLDGLLEGSTRELWQSRYQRYTAAGVPELLARMVAGTSHLYTLLPILEAADETGQPPIKVASTYFAVGGALELPWYLQQLTSLPVESTWQALAREGFRDDLDSQQRAITVSILQMESGAQQPAACVMAWLEQRGYHVDRWRGMLAELRATSTPDYAMYAVASRELQDLAQAPAGHGD, from the coding sequence ATGGCGTTCTTCACCGCTGCCAGCAAGGCCGATTTCCAGCAGCAGTTGCAATCGGCCCTGGCACAACACGTAGACGGACAGCTGCTTGCCCAGCTGGCGCTGTTCGCCGAGCAGTTCTTCGGCATTGTTGCGCTGGCCGAACTTACCGAGCGACGTATGAGCGACCTGGTCGGCTCGACCCTGGCGTCCTGGCGCCTGCTGGAACGCTTCGAGCCGGAGCATCCGCAGGTGCGGGTATTCAACCCGGACTACGAGAAGCACGGCTGGCAGTCGACGCACAGCGTGGTCGAAGTGCTGCACCCGGACATGCCATTTCTGGTCGACTCGGTGCGCATGGAACTGACGCGCCGCGGCTACAGCATCCACACCCTGCAGAATAGCGTGCTGCAGGTGCGCCGCGCGGCCGATGGCAGCCTGCTCGAGCTGTTGCCGGCGGATGTGGTCGCTGACGACAGCTCGGTCGAGTCGCTGATCTTCATCGAGATCGACCGCTGCGCCAGCCCAACTGATCTGCGTGAGCTGGAGCAGGCGCTGCTCGGCGTGCTGGCCGATGTGCGGCTGGCGGTTGGTGATTTCCATGCGATGAAGAGCAAGGTGGCGGAGGTGCGCACCCTGGTGCAGGCGGGCGATCTGGCCCAGCGCATCGATGGCGACGAGCTGGCGGAAATCGAGGATTTTCTCGATTGGCTGGCCGATGATCATTTCACCTTCCTCGGCTACGAGGAATTCACTCTCAGCGACTCACCCGAAGGCGGCTGCATTGTCTACGACGAGGGCTCTCTGCTCGGACTGTCGCGCAAGCTGCGGGTCGATCTGAGCGCTGAGGAACGCTCGCTGCTGCCGTCGTCGCTGGCTTATCTGCGCGAGCCGCTTCTGTTGTCGTTCGCCAAGTCGTCGACGCCCTGTCGCGTGCATCGTCCGGCTTATCCGGATTTCGTCTCGATACGGGAGTTCGATGCCCACGGCCAGGTCGTGCGCGAGTGCCGTTTCATGGGCCTGTTCACCTCGTCGGTGTACACGCAGAGCGTGCGGCGCATCCCCTACATCCGGCGCAAGGTCGATGCGGTGGTGCGGCGTTCCGACTTCGGCGGTTCGACGCATCTGGCCAAGGAGCTGGTGCAGGTGCTGGAGATGTTGCCGCGCGACGAGCTGTTCCAGGCTTCCGAGCGGGAGCTGTACGAGAACGCCGTGGCCATCGTGCAGATTCAGGAACGGGCGCGGTTGCGCCTGTTCCTGCGCTTCGATCCGTACCGGCGCTTCTGCTATTGCCTGGTCTACGTGCCGCGCGACAGCTATTCGACCGAGTCGCGCATGCGCATGCAGCAGGTTCTGCTGGATCGCTTGCAGGCCAGTGATTGCGAGTTCTCCACCTACTTTTCCGAGTCGGTGCTGATTCGCGTGCAGTTCATCCTGCGCCTGGACCCCAGCCGGTTGCCGGAAGTCGATCCGCAACGGCTGGAACAGGAGGTGCTGCAGGCCTGCCGCAGCTGGCAGGACGAGTACGCCGGGCTGGTGGTCGAACGCTTCGGCGAAGCGCAGGGCATCAACCTGCTCGGCGACTATCCCAAGGGCTTTCCGGCGGGCTACCGCGAGCGCTTCTCGGCGCAGTCGGCGGTGGTGGACATGCAGCACGTGCTCAGCCTGAGTGACGAGCGCCCGCTGGTGATGAGCTTCTACCAGCCGATCACCGCCGAGGAGAACCGCCTGCACTGCAAGCTCTACCACATCGATACGCCGCTGCCGCTGTCGGATGTGCTGCCGATCATGGAGAACCTCGGCCTGCGCGTGCTCGGTGAATTTCCGTTCCGCCTGCAGCACAAGAGCGGGCGCGAGTGCTGGATTCACGATTTCGCGTTTACCTATGCGGCAGGGCTGGAAATCGACCTGCTGGAAATCAACGAGCCGCTGCAGGATGCCTTCGTCAACATCAACAACGGCGCGGCGGAAAACGATGCCTTCAACCGCCTGGTGCTGACGGCCGGCCTGACGTGGCGCGAGGTGGCGCTGCTGCGCGCCTATGCACGTTACCTCAAGCAGATTCGCATGGGCTTCGACCTGGGCTACATCGCCAGCACGCTGCTCAACCACACCGATATCGCCCGCGAGCTGGTGCGCCTGTTCAAGACGCGCTTCTACCTGGCGCGCAAGCTCGGCGAGGACGACCTGGCCGACAAGCAGCAGCGGCTGGAGCAGGCCATCCTGACCGCGCTGGACGAGGTCGCTGTGCTTAACGAAGACCGCATCCTGCGGCGCTACCTGGCACTGATCAAGGCGACCCTGCGAACAAACTTCTACCAGCCGGACGCGAACGGCCGGGCCAAGGAGTACTTCAGCTTCAAGTTCGATCCGCGCGCGATCCCGGAAATGCCGCGACCGATCCCGATGTTCGAGATATTCGTCTATTCGCCGCGCGTCGAGGGCGTGCACCTGCGGGCCGGCAAGGTGGCGCGCGGCGGCCTGCGCTGGTCCGATCGCGAGGAGGACTACCGCACCGAGGTGCTCGGCCTGGTCAAGGCGCAGCAGGTGAAGAACGCGGTGATCGTGCCGGGAGGCGCCAAGGGCGGCTTCATCCCGCGTCGGCTGCCGGCCGGCGGTTCACGTGACGAGATCCAGGCTGAGGCCATCGCCTGCTACCGCATCTTCATCAGCGGCTTGCTGGATCTCACCGACAATCTCAAGGACGGCCAGGTGGTGGCGCCAGCCGGTGTGCTGCGCTATGACGCGGACGATCCCTACCTGGTGGTGGCCGCGGACAAGGGCACCGCAAGCTTCTCCGATATCGCCAACGGCATCGCCGCGGACTACGACTTCTGGCTCGGCGACGCCTTCGCCTCCGGCGGCTCGGCCGGGTATGACCACAAGAAGATGGGCATCACGGCGCGCGGCGCCTGGGTTTCGGTGCAGCGGCACTTTCGCGAGCGCGGGATCGATGTGCAGCGCGATGCCATCAGCGTGATCGGCGTCGGCGACATGGCCGGCGACGTGTTCGGCAACGGCCTGCTCATGTCGCCCGCGGTGCAGCTGGTGGCGGCGTTCAACCATTTGCACATCTTCGTCGACCCCGATCCAGACCCGGCAGGCAGTTTTGCCGAGCGCCGGCGGCTGTTCGAATTGCCGCGTTCGGCCTGGACCGATTACGACAGCGCGCTGATCTCGCCCGGCGGCGGCGTGTTCTCACGATCGGCCAAGCGCATCGTCATCACCGCGCAGATGCGCGAACGTTTCGCCATCGACGCCGAAGAGCTGACGCCGAACGAGCTGATCAATGCCTTGCTCAAGGCGCCGGTCGATCTGCTGTGGAACGGTGGCATCGGCACCTACGTCAAGAGCAGTACAGAAACCCATGCCGACGTCGGTGACAAGGCCAACGACGCGGTGCGTGTGGACGGCAACGAGCTGCGCGCCAAGGTGGTGGGCGAGGGTGGCAACCTTGGCATGACCCAGCTGGGGCGCGTGGAGTTTGCGCTGCATGGCGGCAGCAGCAACACCGATTTCATCGACAATGCCGGTGGCGTGGACTGCTCCGACCACGAGGTGAACATCAAGATTCTGCTCAACGAGCTGCTGGCCGCCGGCGACATGACCGGTAAGCAGCGCGACCACCTGTTGCACGAGATGACCGACGCGGTCGCCGAACTGGTGCTGTACGACAACTACAAGCAAACCCAGGCCCTTTCACAGGCTCAGTACCGCTCGCGCGAGCGCGCCGGTGAATACGTGCAGCTGATCGCGGCGCTGGAAAGCGAAGGACTGCTCGATCGCAAGCTCGAGTTCCTGCCCAGCGACGACGCGCTTGCCGAACGGGCTGCGCTGGGCAAGGGGCTGACCCGTCCGGAGCTGTCGGTACTGATTTCCTACAGCAAGATCGAGCTGAAGGAGGCGCTGCTCAAGTCACGTGTGCCGGATGACGATTACCTCGCCCGCGAAATGGAGAGTGCTTTTCCGCAGCTGCTCGGCGAGCGCTACCGCGACGTCATGCTGCGCCATCGTCTGCGGCGCGAGATCGTCAGCACGCAGATCGCCAACGATCTGGTCAATCACATGGGTATCACCTTCGTTCAGCGGCTCAGCGAGGCTACCGGCATGAGTGCCGCCAACGTCGCCGGTGCCTATGTGATCGTGCGCGACATCTTCCATCTGCCGCACTGGTTCCGGCAGATCGAGGCGCTGGACTACAAGGTGCCGGCCGAACTGCAGCTGCGGCTGATGGATGAGCTGGTCCGGCTCGGCCGACGGGCAACCCGCTGGTTCCTGCGCAACCGCCGCAGCGAGCTGGACGCCGCCCGCGACGTTGCGCATTTCGGTCCGCGTGTCGCCGCGTTGGGGCTCAAGCTCGACGGGCTGCTCGAAGGTTCGACGCGCGAACTCTGGCAGTCGCGTTACCAGCGCTACACCGCCGCGGGTGTTCCGGAACTGCTCGCGCGAATGGTCGCCGGCACCAGCCACCTCTATACCTTGCTGCCGATTCTCGAGGCGGCGGACGAAACCGGGCAGCCACCGATCAAGGTCGCATCGACCTATTTCGCCGTTGGCGGCGCGCTGGAGCTGCCCTGGTATCTGCAGCAACTCACCAGCCTCCCGGTGGAGAGTACCTGGCAGGCACTGGCGCGCGAGGGCTTTCGTGACGATCTCGACAGCCAGCAGCGCGCTATTACCGTGTCGATTCTGCAGATGGAAAGTGGCGCACAGCAGCCGGCCGCCTGCGTCATGGCATGGCTGGAGCAGCGTGGCTATCACGTCGATCGCTGGCGCGGCATGCTGGCCGAGTTGCGCGCCACCAGCACGCCCGACTACGCGATGTACGCCGTAGCCAGCCGCGAGCTGCAGGATCTGGCGCAGGCGCCCGCGGGGCATGGCGACTAA
- a CDS encoding DUF4381 domain-containing protein produces the protein MNPLDQLAPPILPPAVSWWPPAPGWWLLALLLVGAVAGLWHQRYRLLQRVRPRRAPVEAPLDPQRQAALLELAKLIKPYGGQPASHWLQQLNALLKRLCRTRYPDNHPHTLSGRAWLAFLDSRCPAAGLTRWMVLVEGSYRAECRLDDKAIDGLEQAVEIWIRKHV, from the coding sequence ATGAACCCGCTCGATCAGCTCGCACCGCCGATCCTGCCGCCCGCGGTTTCCTGGTGGCCTCCGGCGCCGGGATGGTGGCTGCTGGCGCTGCTGCTGGTCGGTGCCGTTGCCGGCCTGTGGCACCAGCGCTACCGCCTGCTGCAGCGGGTGCGCCCGCGCCGCGCACCGGTCGAAGCGCCGCTGGACCCGCAGCGCCAGGCCGCACTGCTCGAACTGGCCAAGCTCATCAAGCCCTACGGCGGGCAGCCTGCCAGCCACTGGCTGCAACAGCTCAACGCCCTGCTCAAGCGGCTGTGCCGCACGCGCTACCCGGACAACCACCCGCATACGCTCAGCGGCCGCGCCTGGCTGGCGTTTCTCGACAGCCGCTGCCCGGCCGCCGGCCTGACCCGCTGGATGGTGTTGGTCGAAGGTTCCTACCGCGCCGAATGCCGGCTCGACGACAAGGCCATCGACGGATTGGAGCAGGCCGTCGAAATCTGGATTCGCAAGCATGTTTGA